One segment of Lutra lutra chromosome 12, mLutLut1.2, whole genome shotgun sequence DNA contains the following:
- the ZNF10 gene encoding zinc finger protein 10 isoform X4, whose product MEGIAKNDLWYLSLEEVWRCEDQLDKYQENQERHLRQVAFTQKKVLTQERVCENGKYGGNCLLPPQLVLREYFHKHDSHTKGLKQNLVFSGHQESYAGSSECGPTFCQNIHLIQFARTQPGDKSYKCPDPVNSLTGGTSLGISKGVHREKPYECKECGKFFSWRSNLTRHRLIHTGEKPYECKECGKSFSRSSHLIGHQKTHTGEEPYECKECGKSFSWFSHLVTHQRTHTGDKLYTCSQCGKSFVHSSRLIRHQRTHTGEKPYECPECGKSFRQSTHLILHQRTHVRVRPYECNECGKSYSQRSHLVVHHRTHTGLKPFECKDCGKCFSRSSHLFSHQRTHTGEKPYECHDCGKSFSQSSALIVHQRIHTGEKPYECCQCGKAFIRKNDLIKHQRVHVGEETYKCNQCGIIFSQNSPLIVHQIAHTGEQFSTCNQCGAALVSSPNLVRYQTSHIRGNAY is encoded by the coding sequence ATGGAAGGAATTGCAAAGAATGATCTCTGGTACTTGTCATTAGAAGAAGTCTGGAGATGTGAAGACCAGTTGGACAAGTATCAGGAAAACCAGGAGAGACATTTGAGGCAAGTGGCATTCACCCAAAAGAAAGTACTTACTCAGGAGAGAGTCTGTGAAAATGGTAAATATGGGGGAAactgtcttcttcctcctcagctgGTACTGAGAGAATATTTCCACAAACATGACTCACATACTAAAGGTTTAAAACAGAATTTAGTTTTTAGCGGTCATCAGGAAAGCTATGCAGGTAGCAGTGAATGTGGTCCAACCTTCTGTCAAAACATTCACCTTATTCAGTTTGCAAGAACCCAGCCAGGAGATAAGTCCTACAAATGCCCTGATCCTGTGAACTCTCTTACCGGTGGTACATCCCTTGGTATATCAAAGGGTGTACATAgggagaaaccctatgaatgtaaggagTGTGGAAAATTCTTCAGCTGGCGCTCTAATCTTACCAGGCACCGTCTTattcatactggagaaaaaccttATGAGTGTAAAGAATGTGGAAAATCTTTCAGCCGGAGTTCTCACCTCATTGGACATCAGAAGACTCACACTGGTGAAGaaccctatgaatgtaaagaGTGTGGAAAGTCCTTCAGCTGGTTTTCTCACCTTGTCACGcatcagagaactcacacaggagaCAAACTGTACACATGTAGCCAGTGTGGGAAATCTTTTGTTCACAGTTCCAGGCTTATTAGGCACCAGAgaactcatactggagagaaaccttatgaatgtcCTGAGTGTGGGAAGTCTTTCAGACAGAGCACACATCTCATTCTGCATCAGAGAACTCACGTGAGAGTGAGGCCCTATGAATGTAATGAGTGTGGGAAATCTTATAGCCAGAGATCTCACCTTGTGGTGCACCACAGAACTCACACGGGACTGAAGCCCTTCGAGTGTAAAGACTGTGGAAAATGCTTCAGTAGAAGCTCTCACCTGTTCTCCCATCAGAGAacccacactggagagaaaccatatgaatGCCACGATTGCGGGAAATCTTTCAGCCAGAGTTCTGCCCTCATTGTGCATcaaagaattcatactggagaaaagCCATATGAATGTTGCCagtgtggaaaagccttcatCCGGAAGAACGACCTTATTAAGCATCAGAGGGTTCATGTTGGGGAAGAGACCTATAAGTGTAATCAGTGTGGGATTATCTTCAGCCAGAACTCTCCACTGATCGTACATCAGATAGCCCACACTGGAGAGCAGTTCTCAACATGTAACCAGTGTGGGGCAGCGCTCGTCAGTAGCCCTAACCTTGTTCGATACCAGACCAGTCATATTAGAGGAAATGCTTATTAG